A portion of the Toxotes jaculatrix isolate fToxJac2 chromosome 16, fToxJac2.pri, whole genome shotgun sequence genome contains these proteins:
- the surf4 gene encoding surfeit locus protein 4: MGQEDLMNTAEDVADQFLRVTKQYLPHLARLCLISTFLEDGIRMWFQWNEQRDYIEATWSCGYFLATCFVLLNLVGQLGGCVLILSRNFVQYACFGLFGIIALQTVAYSILWDLKFLMRNLALGGGLLLLLAESRSEGKSMFAGVPSMGESSPKQYMQLGGRVLLVLMFMTLLHFDSSFFSILQNMVGTALIILVAIGFKTKLAALTLVLWLLAINVYFNAFWTIPAYKPMHDFLKYDFFQTTSVIGGLLLVVALGPGGVSMDEKKKEW; encoded by the exons ttcttGCGGGTAACCAAACAGTACCTGCCCCACCTGGCGCGTCTGTGTCTCATCAGCACCTTCCTGGAAGATGGCATCCGCATGTGGTTCCAGTGGAATGAGCAGAGAGACTACATCGAGGCTACCTGGAGCTGTGGCTACTTTCTGGCTACATGCTTTGTGCTGCTTAACCTCGTAGGACAGCTGG GTGGTTGTGTCCTCATCCTCAGTAGAAATTTTGTACAGTATGCCTGCTTTGGATTATTTGGCATCATAGCGCTACAG ACTGTCGCATACAGCATTTTATGGGACCTTAAATTTTTGATGAG AAACCTTGCCCTCGGAGGCGGTCTACTCCTGCTGCTGGCTGAGTCTCGTTCGGAAGGAAAGAGCATGTTTGCTGGAGTCCCCTCCATGGGAGAGAGTTCACCAAAGCAGTACATGCAGCTGGGCGGTCGAGTACTGCTAGTGCTCATGTTCATGACTCTGCTACACTTTGACTCCAGCTTCTTCTCT ATCCTTCAGAACATGGTGGGGACTGCCCTCATCATCCTGGTGGCCATTGGCTTCAAAACCAAACTGGCAGCGTTGACCCTCGTCTTGTGGCTTCTGGCGATCAATGTCTACTTCAACGCTTTCTGGACCATCCCCGCCTACAAGCCCATGCATGACTTCCTCAAGTATGACTTCTTCCAGACCACCTCAGTCATCGGCGGCCTGTTGTTGGTGGTGGCACTCGGGCCTGGCGGAGTGTCCATggatgagaagaagaaagagtggTAG